The following DNA comes from Ignavibacteria bacterium.
GATGACGTTAATGATGTTATAGAAACTTCAATGGCGGGCAAGTCGGCGGGTGTGATATTTGAAGGTGACAGGAAATTTGATATTGTGATAAGGTATGATGATGAATATAAAAGGGATATGAATTCCATCAGGAATATTCTTGTTGCAGCGCCTTCGGGAATTAAAATTCCGCTTTCCGAGCTTGCCGATATCGAAGTAAAAGAAGGACCCGCGGAAATAACAAGGGATAACGGGAAAAGAAGGATCGTCATACAGGGAAATGTCAGAGGCAGGGATATTGGAAGTTTTGTTGATGAATTAAAAAGCAAGATCAGTTCGAGTATCAAAATGCCCCCGGGTTATATAATAGAGTATGGCGGACAATTTAAGAATCTTGAAAGCGCTTCTAACAGGCTGCTTATTGCAGTACCTGTTGCGCTGCTCTTTATTTTTGCACTGTTGTTTATTGCATTCAATTCCATTAAGCAGGGTCTACTGGTATTTTCAGGTATTCCGTTTGCAATTGTAGGAGGAATTATATCACTGCTTATAAGAGGCATGCCATTCAGTATTTCTGCCGGTGTTGGGTTTATTGCATTGTTTGGTGTTGCGGTATTGAACGGAATTGTAATGATCGCTTATTTTAACCGGCTTGAAGAAGAAGGGATAAGTAATGTACATGACCGTATAATTTCAGGTACATCAGCCAGATTAAGACCAATATTGATGACTGCCCTGGTTGCTTCTTTAGGTTTTATACCAATGGCAATTTCACAGGGTGCCGGGGCAGAAGTTCAGAGACCTTTGGCAACAGTTGTTATCGGCGGAATAATTTCTTCTACTTTGCTTACTCTGATAGTTTTACCCGTACTTTACGGTATATTTAATAAACACGTAAATCCTAAAAATGATTTAAAAAAACGTGAAACATTATAGTTAGTTAAATTACTTTATATGAAATATACTTTAACAAAGTTCGTTAAGACCTCTTTTAAAGAAACACTGAATAATTTAAAAAAAGAATTAATAAATGAGGATTTCATAGTATTGAGAGAGTTGGATTTAAGAGACATTTTAAATAAGAAATTGGAAGTGGAAATTGGAAATTATAAAATTTTCAATATATATAATCCATTAATTACTTATAAAGCTTTACTTGTTGATAAAGATGTTGGATTAATGCTTCCCTTTAGTATCGTTGTACGTGAATTGAAAAACAATCAAATTCGTATTTGTGCTGTAAATTATTCTATTGCAATGAGGATATTTAGTGACAAAGACTTAATTATCGCTTCTTCAGCAGTTTCGAATAAATTAAAAAAGATTCTGGCTAAATTATAAAAATTGGAACCAATCTTTTAATAATATTAAGAAATAATTTTATGAAATTAATAAAAGCATTTGTGAAATCTTTTAAGGTGCGTGATATTTTAGACAGCCTTAAGGAAGAAGGGGCAGAGTATGTAAGTGTTATCGACGAGGTAGGCGCCTTGAAGTACGTGGATATCCTGCACAGTAATTTCTCATCCGAACTTGGCGAAAGTGTTTCTAAGATCGCAGTTATTAGTATTGTTTGTGAAAACGAAAAGACAGATAATTTCATAAACAAGATTAAATCTCATGCTCATACCGGAAATTCCGGAGATGGTATTATTATTGTTGAGGTTATTGAGAAATATCTTATAATTTAATTCTAAATACTTTGAAAAAAATATAAGATCATTTTTACAATGCTAATTCTAATATTATCAGTTTTCTTTTTTAAAGAATTATAACGAAGCACCAAAATTCAGGATCACCTTCATAGTATAGACGATAAATCTGTTGACCAGTGAACTGAAGTAGAAAATAGTATTCTGTCTAAGCTTAGAATAAAAATTGTTTTTAAAAATCAGGTTTATTTTATTGAATATGAAAGAATTAATAAAAGATAAGAAATTTAAATATTTGTTAGTAGCATTATTCTTTGTTCTGATTTTTGAGATAATGTCTCTATTGGATTTTCATTTTAATAATACTTTTGAAGCTGCATTATTTGGATTAATCAGCATCGCGATTGGTTACAGAACGATTTGGAGCGGAATCAGGAATTTAGTCAAATTTAATTTTCGCAGCATTAATACACTCATGTTTATCGCAATATGCGGTGCGTTTTTTTTAAAACAATATCCTGAGGCTGCTATAGTAATTATACTCTTTACATTAGGTGAATACATGGAAAGATATGGGATTGTAAAAAGTAAATCCGCTATTCAGTCTTTAATAGATAACTCACCTAAAACCGCCAATATAAAATCCAAAGGTGATGTGCCGATTCAGGAAGTTTCAGTAGGAGAAATAGTTATCATAAAACCAGGCGATCAGATTCCCCTGGATGGTACAGTTACTGAAGGCACTTCATTTATTGATGAATCTATGATTACAGGCGAACCTATACCGGTTGATAAACGAGTTGATGATACCGTATTCGCTGGCTCAATTAATAAACAGGGATATATAGAAATAGAAGTAACTAAGGTATCCAAAGACTCTACCTTGTCGAAAATAATTGAGCTTACATTCCAGGCTTCAAAAGCCAGGTCTGATACACAAAGATTTATAAATACGTTCTCAGCTTATTATACCCCAACAATATTGGTTATTGCGGCATTTTTGATACTCATTCCCGTTTTATTCCTAAACGGTAATTTTAATGAGTGGCTGTTAATGAGTTTAACTCTTCTGGTTATTTCCTGCCCCTGTGCTTTGGTTATTTCAACCCCTGTTTCAATATATTCAGCAATAGGAAATGCTTCCTCTAAAGGAATATTAGTTAAGGGCGGAAAGTATCTTGAAGATATAGGAAAAATTAAGGCAATTGCCCTGGATAAAACAAGAACTATTACATATGGAAAACCTATTGTAAGTGACATCATTCCGCTTAATGGTTTTTCAAAAAAAGAATTAATTGCTTGTGCTGCTGGTTTTGAGGTCTTTTCAGAGCATCCCATTGCTCATAGTATTATTGAAAAAGCAAATGAAGAGAACATTGATTTTCATAAGGTTAAAAATTTTGAGGCTGTTTTAGGAAAAGGCGTTAAAGGAGATTGCATTGTCTGTTCAGATGCTCACCATGTATTGGGAAGTCTGAAGTTTGTAGCTGAAGAGCATACTGTAAAGCAGGACATTGTTAAAGTAGTGGAAAGACTGCAGGAACAGGGAAAAACTGCCCTTGTATTAAGTAATGATAATACTGTAGAGGGCATTATTGCAGTCTCGGACGAAATTAAGAGTGACAGTAAGAATGCAATAGATGAAATTAAAGTACTGAAAGTAGTACCGGTAATGATGACAGGCGACAATGATAAGGCAGCTAACTTTGTCGGCTCATCAGTGGGAATTTCTGACTTAAGGAGCCAGTTACTACCGGAAGGGAAATCAAATGAGATAAGTAAACTTATCAACCAGTATGGAAATGTGGCTATGGTAGGTGATGGTGTAAACGACGCACCTGCGCTTGCACTTGCCAATATAGGGATAGCAATGGGTTCAGCCGGTTCGGATATTGCCATAGAAACAGCAGATATAGCTTTAATGAATGATAACCTCAATTTAATTCCATTTTTAATACGGTTAAGCAGGAAGACTATAAAAACCATCAAAATTAACACTATTTTTGCAATTTGTACAAAATTTTTATTTATCGTGCTAGCAGTAATGGGATTAAGCAACCTAGTAATGGCTATCTTTGCTGATGTAGGCGTTACAATTTTAGTAATCATAAACAGTTTAAGGCTGTTGAATTTTAAATAATTATTTATCATGAAACTATTAAAATTATTGTTTTTGGCTTTTCTGATATTGGAAATCAACGAGCATTCAGTTTATTCACAGAAATTCAGCATGAATGAAGTTGTTAAAATAGCTATAGAAAATAATCAGGAAATTAAGACAGCTAAATTAAACATAAAAAAAGAAGAAGCGATAAAGCTTAAATCGTTTAATATACCTCGTCCTGAGTTATTTATTGAGTTCGAAGGAATTAAAGGAAATATAAAAAACTTTGAATCAA
Coding sequences within:
- a CDS encoding P-II family nitrogen regulator, which codes for MKLIKAFVKSFKVRDILDSLKEEGAEYVSVIDEVGALKYVDILHSNFSSELGESVSKIAVISIVCENEKTDNFINKIKSHAHTGNSGDGIIIVEVIEKYLII
- the cadA gene encoding cadmium-translocating P-type ATPase encodes the protein MKELIKDKKFKYLLVALFFVLIFEIMSLLDFHFNNTFEAALFGLISIAIGYRTIWSGIRNLVKFNFRSINTLMFIAICGAFFLKQYPEAAIVIILFTLGEYMERYGIVKSKSAIQSLIDNSPKTANIKSKGDVPIQEVSVGEIVIIKPGDQIPLDGTVTEGTSFIDESMITGEPIPVDKRVDDTVFAGSINKQGYIEIEVTKVSKDSTLSKIIELTFQASKARSDTQRFINTFSAYYTPTILVIAAFLILIPVLFLNGNFNEWLLMSLTLLVISCPCALVISTPVSIYSAIGNASSKGILVKGGKYLEDIGKIKAIALDKTRTITYGKPIVSDIIPLNGFSKKELIACAAGFEVFSEHPIAHSIIEKANEENIDFHKVKNFEAVLGKGVKGDCIVCSDAHHVLGSLKFVAEEHTVKQDIVKVVERLQEQGKTALVLSNDNTVEGIIAVSDEIKSDSKNAIDEIKVLKVVPVMMTGDNDKAANFVGSSVGISDLRSQLLPEGKSNEISKLINQYGNVAMVGDGVNDAPALALANIGIAMGSAGSDIAIETADIALMNDNLNLIPFLIRLSRKTIKTIKINTIFAICTKFLFIVLAVMGLSNLVMAIFADVGVTILVIINSLRLLNFK
- a CDS encoding DUF302 domain-containing protein; amino-acid sequence: MKYTLTKFVKTSFKETLNNLKKELINEDFIVLRELDLRDILNKKLEVEIGNYKIFNIYNPLITYKALLVDKDVGLMLPFSIVVRELKNNQIRICAVNYSIAMRIFSDKDLIIASSAVSNKLKKILAKL